A stretch of Desulfobaculum bizertense DSM 18034 DNA encodes these proteins:
- a CDS encoding amino acid ABC transporter permease, giving the protein MDAFLQFVMERVAPGLNLGLLVSLKLIIPASCLGVIFGVITGTVRVYGPRPVRWLADSYVTLFRGTPLVVQLYFWYFALPYFNIGSFRIVLDPVEASIIGFFMCSAAYQSEYVRMGLMSIKAGQIKAAQALGMTPFQTIVNVVLPQAVRRALPGCGNEIIYLIKYSSLASIITVNELTGAGREIAKATWRNIEVFSVVGLYYLLIVTVATWILKKIEEKTAIPGFNKSRE; this is encoded by the coding sequence ATGGATGCGTTCCTGCAATTTGTGATGGAGCGGGTTGCACCGGGCCTGAATCTTGGGCTTTTGGTCAGCCTCAAGCTCATTATCCCGGCGTCGTGCCTTGGCGTGATCTTTGGTGTGATTACGGGCACGGTTCGCGTGTACGGTCCTCGCCCTGTGCGCTGGCTTGCGGACTCCTACGTCACGCTGTTTCGCGGGACGCCGCTCGTTGTTCAGCTGTATTTCTGGTACTTTGCGCTGCCGTATTTCAATATTGGGTCCTTCCGAATTGTTCTGGATCCGGTAGAGGCCTCAATTATTGGCTTCTTCATGTGCAGTGCCGCATACCAGTCCGAATACGTCCGCATGGGGCTTATGTCGATCAAGGCGGGGCAGATCAAGGCTGCGCAGGCTCTTGGAATGACGCCTTTTCAGACCATTGTGAACGTCGTGTTGCCGCAGGCAGTTCGGCGCGCGCTGCCCGGCTGCGGAAACGAAATTATTTACCTCATCAAATACTCATCCCTCGCGTCCATCATTACGGTGAACGAACTCACAGGTGCCGGTAGGGAAATTGCGAAGGCAACCTGGCGGAATATAGAAGTCTTCTCCGTTGTCGGACTCTATTATCTGCTTATCGTGACCGTTGCGACGTGGATATTGAAAAAGATTGAGGAAAAAACTGCTATTCCTGGCTTTAACAAGTCAAGAGAGTAG
- a CDS encoding DnaJ family domain-containing protein: MGIFGILDDLAEERIKAAIDKGDFQNLEGQGKPLELEDDSLIPEDLRMSYKILRNSGHVPPEVQADKDIRTAVDLLNHCKDEKSRYRQMQKLNYLLMKTGLGSKRSFSSENEYYEKILDRIDIIPED, from the coding sequence ATGGGTATTTTTGGCATCCTGGATGATCTGGCAGAAGAGCGGATAAAGGCCGCAATCGATAAAGGAGATTTTCAGAATCTTGAGGGACAGGGAAAGCCCCTCGAACTGGAAGACGATTCGCTCATTCCAGAAGACTTGCGCATGAGCTACAAAATCCTCAGGAACTCCGGGCACGTCCCACCAGAAGTGCAGGCCGACAAAGACATCCGCACGGCGGTTGATCTGCTCAACCACTGCAAGGATGAAAAATCCCGCTACCGTCAAATGCAAAAGCTCAACTACCTGCTCATGAAAACAGGTCTTGGCTCCAAGCGGTCATTTTCGTCGGAAAATGAATATTATGAAAAAATTTTAGACAGGATAGACATCATTCCAGAGGATTAG
- a CDS encoding amino acid ABC transporter permease, with amino-acid sequence MDFTQAFAAIWDALPYLLSGIWWTIGLVFSAMLLGLCIGVPMAVGQVYGSRPVKRFVSFYVWLFRGIPILVMLYLFYFGILAYLTEIFPVLRVIGLDTAFAAAVIVLGLTTGSYQSQIFRGAIQALPEGQMKAALALGMSERTAIWTIVLPQAMRMAIPGWSNEYSIILKDSALAFVIGVAELMSRTRSVASTTHQPLPLALFAGALFLVLTWVGLKMLRRLENKVRIPGYSREGSF; translated from the coding sequence ATGGATTTCACGCAGGCTTTTGCAGCCATCTGGGATGCCTTGCCGTATCTTCTTTCTGGGATATGGTGGACGATTGGCCTTGTTTTCAGCGCCATGTTGCTGGGGCTGTGCATTGGGGTCCCAATGGCAGTTGGGCAAGTCTATGGATCTCGGCCAGTCAAAAGATTTGTGAGTTTTTATGTCTGGCTGTTCCGCGGCATTCCTATTCTGGTGATGCTTTACCTGTTCTATTTTGGCATTTTGGCCTACCTGACGGAAATTTTCCCTGTTCTGCGCGTTATTGGGCTGGATACGGCCTTTGCTGCTGCGGTGATTGTGCTGGGGCTGACGACGGGTTCGTACCAGTCACAGATTTTTCGTGGTGCGATTCAGGCATTGCCAGAGGGGCAGATGAAAGCTGCGCTGGCGCTTGGAATGAGCGAGCGGACGGCTATCTGGACCATTGTGCTGCCGCAGGCAATGCGCATGGCCATTCCGGGCTGGTCGAATGAGTATTCGATTATTCTGAAAGACTCGGCGCTTGCTTTTGTTATTGGCGTTGCGGAACTGATGTCCCGAACGCGTTCCGTGGCATCGACGACACACCAGCCGCTTCCGCTGGCACTGTTTGCAGGTGCACTTTTTCTTGTTCTGACGTGGGTGGGGCTGAAAATGCTGCGCCGACTTGAAAATAAAGTACGAATTCCGGGGTACTCCCGAGAGGGTTCATTTTAA
- a CDS encoding chemotaxis protein CheD, giving the protein MFSRIQQKYPGIRFANLGIGEICVSSLPLAVSTVLGSCVAVTMFCPVTRTGGLFHALLPERAPHGKLHDAEPCRFVDEGIRELLRQMERSGADMPRLVCKIFGGANAVFEEFYAVGMRNVDMARQVLAEEHRSVQSEDVGGTRGRKLFFITHTGEVFTKKLSSDVCFLPEGNANR; this is encoded by the coding sequence ATGTTCTCACGAATCCAACAGAAATATCCGGGAATCCGTTTTGCCAATCTGGGGATTGGTGAAATTTGTGTTTCCAGTTTGCCCCTGGCTGTTTCAACGGTGCTCGGCTCGTGCGTGGCAGTGACCATGTTTTGCCCTGTGACGCGAACCGGTGGGCTGTTTCATGCGCTGCTGCCAGAGAGGGCGCCGCATGGAAAGCTGCACGATGCAGAGCCGTGCCGTTTTGTGGATGAAGGAATCCGGGAGCTGCTGCGCCAGATGGAGCGGAGCGGGGCAGACATGCCGAGGCTGGTGTGTAAAATATTTGGTGGGGCGAACGCGGTTTTTGAAGAATTCTACGCTGTTGGAATGCGGAACGTCGACATGGCGCGGCAGGTCCTTGCCGAGGAACACAGGTCTGTGCAGTCAGAGGATGTTGGCGGGACGCGGGGAAGAAAGCTCTTTTTCATTACGCATACCGGAGAGGTCTTTACGAAAAAGCTCTCTTCGGATGTCTGCTTTTTGCCAGAAGGAAATGCAAATCGCTAA
- a CDS encoding amino acid ABC transporter ATP-binding protein — protein MSDTSVLRIEGLNKSFGENYVLKDASLTLKRGELKVLIGPSGGGKSTLLQCMNFLIPPDTGRFWLNGQEVDPSDKKSLYSYRQKVGMIFQDFNLFDHLSAVENVRIALVKVLGMSKKDAMDRAMAELERVGMAGRANLYPAQLSGGQKQRVSIARALAMDPEVLLLDEPTSALDPELIGEVLTVIRDLSQAGMTMIMATHQITFSSQLADEFIFMQQGRIIEQGSPKELLAAGVESRTQEFCSKINELTGEPV, from the coding sequence ATGTCTGATACGTCTGTTTTGCGCATTGAGGGATTGAATAAGTCCTTTGGAGAAAACTACGTGCTGAAAGACGCGTCTCTGACGCTCAAGCGCGGTGAGCTGAAGGTGCTTATTGGTCCTTCTGGCGGTGGCAAATCCACTTTGCTCCAGTGTATGAATTTTTTGATTCCCCCGGACACGGGTCGTTTTTGGCTCAACGGGCAGGAAGTGGACCCTTCGGACAAAAAGTCGCTGTATAGCTATCGGCAGAAAGTTGGGATGATTTTTCAGGACTTTAATCTGTTCGATCATCTGAGTGCTGTTGAGAATGTGCGTATTGCACTGGTGAAGGTCCTTGGCATGAGCAAAAAGGATGCGATGGACCGGGCGATGGCAGAGCTTGAGCGCGTCGGCATGGCTGGCCGCGCCAACCTGTATCCTGCACAGCTGTCTGGTGGTCAGAAGCAGCGTGTTTCCATTGCCCGTGCGCTGGCGATGGACCCTGAGGTCCTGCTTTTGGACGAGCCGACGTCTGCGCTTGACCCTGAGCTTATTGGTGAAGTGCTCACGGTTATTCGTGATCTGTCGCAGGCGGGCATGACGATGATTATGGCCACCCACCAGATTACCTTCTCGTCGCAGCTTGCTGACGAATTTATTTTTATGCAGCAGGGTCGCATCATTGAGCAGGGAAGCCCGAAAGAGCTTTTGGCTGCTGGTGTGGAAAGCCGCACGCAGGAATTCTGCTCCAAGATCAATGAACTCACAGGGGAGCCTGTCTAA
- a CDS encoding ABC transporter substrate-binding protein — MGKKLFACMLGMLLTAMLATGAIAGDKKVYVNGIDFGFPPFGYIDKHGEPAGFDVDSVNWIAEKMGFEVRHQPMDWDGIIPALNAGKLDFIACGMSATDERRKVVAFTNPYYEVTQVLVVNKNDDSTFKEMFTSGKVIGAQRGTPSAKYLDELSKKEGMDFKVKKYDSTDLSMQDLPIGRIDASAMDSTIAYEMMRNLPCKVVGTLDVDKDVYAYAFRKGDTELEKKLNEGLKQLMADPYWEELKAKWNIH, encoded by the coding sequence ATGGGTAAGAAGCTTTTTGCTTGTATGCTCGGCATGTTGTTGACTGCAATGCTTGCAACTGGAGCTATTGCAGGGGACAAGAAAGTGTATGTAAATGGCATTGACTTTGGTTTTCCGCCGTTTGGGTACATTGACAAACATGGAGAGCCAGCTGGTTTTGATGTTGATTCTGTGAATTGGATTGCGGAGAAAATGGGCTTTGAAGTCCGACATCAGCCCATGGACTGGGACGGCATTATTCCTGCGTTGAATGCTGGCAAGCTTGATTTTATTGCTTGTGGCATGAGTGCGACGGATGAGCGCCGCAAGGTTGTCGCTTTTACAAACCCGTATTATGAGGTCACGCAGGTGCTGGTCGTGAACAAGAATGACGACAGCACTTTTAAAGAGATGTTCACCTCTGGTAAGGTGATCGGAGCACAGCGTGGCACGCCGAGCGCAAAATATCTTGATGAGCTTTCCAAGAAGGAAGGCATGGACTTCAAGGTAAAGAAATATGATTCCACAGACCTGTCGATGCAGGACCTGCCTATTGGTCGAATTGACGCATCAGCAATGGACAGCACGATTGCCTATGAAATGATGCGCAATCTGCCGTGTAAGGTTGTGGGAACTCTTGATGTTGATAAAGACGTGTACGCTTATGCATTCCGCAAGGGTGACACGGAGCTTGAGAAGAAGCTCAACGAAGGACTGAAGCAGCTTATGGCCGATCCGTACTGGGAGGAGCTGAAAGCAAAGTGGAACATCCACTAG
- the zwf gene encoding glucose-6-phosphate dehydrogenase, which yields MTDELRPDLTHPVLEAEKGHPSTPCPETGRPASCTLVIFGASGDLTARKLIPALFHLFCNGSLPQKMNIVGVARSKMTTEDFRAHAREGLEEHASGDLFRWPELAARLFYHPLEYGRLSDYLALERTLRELDEKSGTEGNRIFYLATPPSVYAVVAEQLGAVGLAEETEGSFSRIVVEKPFGRDLASARELDARMHTAFAEHQIFRIDHYLAKEMVQNILMFRFANSVFEPLWNRRYIASITCASAESLGVGHRAGYYEQAGVLRDMFQNHMMQLLALSAIEPPSLFAANRVRDEKVKLYRSLRPFDGNTLWKDLSLGQYASGKISGRAVPAYRQERGIAPDSMIPTFAMIRAYVDNWRWQGVPFYIMSGKRLPKKLTRIVIQFRDVPHSMFRNVEQGEMVPNRLVLDLAPDNGISLRFQAKMPGSKLCFRPVVMHYSFDEDADGVLLDAYAKVFLDCMLGDQLLFWRQDSVELCWGWLTPILELCEECTDLQKHLEMYPAGSWGPESCREYMECLL from the coding sequence ATGACTGATGAGCTGCGCCCTGACCTGACGCACCCGGTTTTGGAGGCCGAAAAAGGACACCCGTCAACGCCGTGTCCAGAAACTGGACGCCCTGCATCGTGTACGCTGGTGATCTTTGGTGCCTCTGGAGATCTCACGGCGCGAAAACTGATTCCCGCGCTCTTTCACCTTTTCTGTAATGGCTCACTGCCGCAAAAAATGAACATTGTGGGCGTAGCTCGCTCAAAAATGACGACTGAGGACTTTCGGGCGCACGCCAGAGAAGGGCTGGAGGAGCACGCTTCTGGTGACCTGTTCCGCTGGCCAGAGCTTGCGGCGCGGCTTTTTTACCATCCTTTGGAATATGGCCGTCTCTCTGATTATCTGGCGCTGGAGCGAACGCTTCGGGAGCTGGACGAAAAGAGTGGGACAGAGGGGAACCGGATTTTTTATTTGGCGACACCGCCTTCGGTGTATGCGGTTGTGGCAGAGCAGCTTGGAGCTGTCGGGCTTGCGGAAGAGACAGAGGGTAGTTTCTCCCGGATTGTTGTGGAGAAGCCTTTTGGGCGAGATCTTGCTTCGGCGCGTGAGCTGGACGCCCGGATGCACACCGCGTTTGCCGAGCATCAGATATTCCGCATTGACCATTATCTTGCCAAGGAAATGGTGCAGAATATTTTGATGTTCCGTTTTGCGAATTCAGTTTTTGAGCCGCTGTGGAACCGTAGATATATTGCGTCCATTACCTGCGCCTCGGCAGAGTCCCTCGGCGTCGGCCACCGGGCGGGATATTATGAACAGGCTGGTGTGCTGCGCGACATGTTCCAGAATCACATGATGCAGCTTTTGGCGCTTTCGGCCATTGAACCGCCGTCGCTGTTTGCTGCAAACCGTGTGCGGGACGAAAAAGTGAAGCTTTATCGTTCGCTGCGTCCCTTTGATGGCAATACGCTGTGGAAAGATCTGAGCCTTGGGCAGTATGCTTCAGGAAAAATTTCTGGGCGGGCAGTGCCTGCGTATCGGCAGGAGCGGGGCATTGCTCCTGACTCGATGATTCCAACTTTTGCAATGATTCGGGCCTACGTGGACAACTGGCGCTGGCAGGGCGTGCCCTTTTACATCATGTCTGGAAAGCGGCTGCCCAAAAAACTGACCCGGATTGTCATTCAGTTTCGCGATGTTCCGCATTCCATGTTCCGCAACGTGGAGCAGGGGGAAATGGTTCCGAACCGCCTTGTGCTGGATTTGGCGCCAGACAATGGCATTTCTCTTCGTTTTCAGGCCAAGATGCCCGGAAGCAAACTCTGTTTCCGGCCTGTGGTCATGCACTATTCGTTTGATGAAGACGCGGATGGCGTCTTGCTGGATGCCTACGCCAAGGTCTTTTTGGACTGCATGCTTGGCGACCAGCTCTTGTTCTGGCGGCAGGATAGTGTCGAGCTGTGCTGGGGCTGGCTGACGCCTATTCTGGAACTTTGCGAGGAGTGTACGGATCTTCAAAAGCATCTGGAGATGTACCCGGCGGGGAGCTGGGGACCAGAAAGCTGTCGAGAATATATGGAATGTTTGCTGTAG